One Microlunatus soli genomic window carries:
- the pdxY gene encoding pyridoxal kinase PdxY, with translation MTTILSIQSSVAYGHVGNSAATFPLMRRGVEVWPVYTVHFSNNTSYGSWRGPLLAADDVLEVVRGIDDRGVLGRCDAVLSGYQGGEDVGAAVLAAVELVRSRNPRAIYCCDPVMGDVDRGVYVRPGIPEFMRTRVVPAAQVITPNQFELGLLTGLPTDSTDDVLAAATAARELGPRTVLVTSVITTDAPEDLAMIMVNDDGAWLVTTPLLGQTFTGAGDLTAAVFLGGLLSPADPVQALADTAAVAYGVLSITADLGSRELQLVAAQDVIARPREVFIPTRLQ, from the coding sequence GTGACCACGATCCTCTCCATCCAGTCCTCGGTCGCGTACGGCCATGTCGGCAACAGTGCCGCGACCTTTCCGTTGATGCGGCGCGGCGTCGAGGTCTGGCCGGTCTACACCGTGCACTTCTCCAACAACACCAGCTACGGATCCTGGCGCGGGCCGCTGTTGGCGGCCGACGACGTCCTGGAGGTGGTGCGCGGGATCGACGACCGTGGCGTACTGGGCCGCTGCGACGCGGTGCTGTCGGGCTACCAGGGCGGGGAGGACGTCGGCGCAGCCGTACTGGCGGCAGTCGAGTTGGTCCGGAGTCGCAATCCGCGGGCCATCTACTGCTGTGACCCGGTGATGGGCGACGTCGATCGTGGCGTCTACGTCCGTCCCGGCATCCCGGAGTTCATGCGGACCCGGGTGGTCCCGGCCGCACAGGTGATCACGCCCAACCAGTTCGAGCTCGGACTGCTGACCGGGCTGCCGACCGACAGCACCGACGACGTGCTGGCGGCCGCGACCGCCGCCCGGGAGCTCGGCCCGCGGACCGTTCTGGTCACCAGCGTGATCACCACCGACGCACCCGAAGACCTGGCGATGATCATGGTCAACGACGACGGCGCCTGGTTGGTGACCACCCCGCTGTTGGGCCAGACCTTCACCGGGGCAGGGGATCTGACCGCCGCGGTCTTCCTCGGCGGGCTGCTCTCGCCGGCCGACCCGGTCCAGGCGCTGGCCGACACTGCCGCCGTCGCCTACGGCGTACTCAGCATCACCGCCGACCTCGGCAGCCGGGAGCTGCAGTTGGTCGCTGCCCAGGACGTCATCGCCCGGCCACGGGAGGTCTTCATCCCGACCCGGCTGCAGTGA
- a CDS encoding large conductance mechanosensitive channel protein MscL, translating into MKGFKNFLMRGDIIVVAVGLVVATAFSTLISAFTDNIINPIVARASGAAPNSQGLGVQLGGEGNAATFLNIGAFISAIIYFIIFMAVIYFAIVVPYKHVQARRGVTVFGDPAPAQTCPSCLSDDLPVGATKCRYCTADIAAA; encoded by the coding sequence ATGAAGGGCTTCAAGAATTTCTTGATGCGCGGCGACATCATCGTCGTCGCGGTCGGCCTGGTGGTGGCGACGGCGTTCAGCACACTGATCAGCGCCTTCACCGACAACATCATCAACCCGATCGTTGCGCGGGCATCCGGCGCAGCGCCGAACAGCCAGGGACTGGGTGTCCAGCTCGGTGGAGAAGGCAACGCCGCGACCTTCCTGAACATCGGGGCGTTCATCAGCGCGATCATCTACTTCATCATCTTCATGGCGGTGATCTACTTCGCGATCGTCGTTCCGTACAAGCATGTCCAGGCCCGTCGGGGCGTGACCGTCTTCGGCGATCCGGCGCCGGCACAGACCTGCCCGTCCTGCCTGTCCGACGATCTGCCGGTCGGCGCCACCAAGTGCAGGTACTGCACTGCGGACATCGCCGCTGCTTGA
- a CDS encoding MmcQ/YjbR family DNA-binding protein has product MTAHCQATAADVHRIAGELPYVTVETGPKGNRVYQVGGKSFVFFRTPRPDAYDPDTGERYDDVIVIWVASQADKMALIQDESTPFFSTPHFDGHLSILVRASRLHEITRDEVTELIQDAWLSRASRRRARQWLADQGLAEL; this is encoded by the coding sequence ATGACGGCACACTGCCAGGCAACTGCTGCCGACGTCCACCGGATCGCGGGGGAGTTGCCGTACGTCACGGTGGAAACCGGCCCGAAGGGCAACCGTGTCTATCAGGTCGGCGGCAAGTCGTTCGTGTTCTTCCGTACGCCGCGACCCGACGCCTACGACCCGGACACCGGCGAACGCTACGACGACGTGATCGTCATCTGGGTCGCATCACAGGCCGACAAGATGGCGCTGATCCAGGACGAGTCCACACCGTTCTTCAGCACACCGCACTTCGACGGGCACCTGTCGATCCTGGTCAGGGCGTCCCGACTGCACGAGATCACCCGCGACGAGGTGACCGAACTGATCCAGGACGCCTGGCTGTCCCGGGCCTCCCGCCGCCGTGCCCGCCAGTGGCTCGCCGACCAAGGCCTGGCAGAACTCTGA
- a CDS encoding helix-turn-helix domain-containing protein — translation MTELTLDHIGGLIRDARKHRGLTQTQLASQLGTSQSAIHRIEAGNQNLSLDMVTRIAEALEQPIISLGAAGPTHLRVQGGNTLSGSIEVRSSKNAAVAVLCASLLNRGRTVLKGIARIEEVNRIVEVLTSIGVEATWSADRSDLTLVRPDKLDLDAMDVDAARRTRSIIMFFGPLLHAYDKFMLPYAGGCDLGARTIEPHLQVLRHFGLEVTATVGYYHSVVDPTVEPTRPITLTERGDTATENALLAAAMNPGVTVLRNASPNYMVQDLCFFLTKLGVQIDGIGTTTLTIRGVEEISTDVEYAPSEDPIEAMSLLTAGIVTNSELTITRAPIEFLEIELSILGEMGLDFTLSEEYESRNGHTRLVDITVRPSALKAPIDKIHPMPFPGLNIDNLPFFAVIAAAAEGTTTLHDWVYENRAIHLLEMNKIGANMQLLDPHRLRIVGPTRWRGYEIVCPQALRPSVCILLGMLAARGESVLRDVYMINRGYEDLPNRLNAIGANIEVFRD, via the coding sequence GTGACTGAATTGACCTTGGACCACATCGGTGGACTGATCCGTGACGCACGGAAGCACCGGGGGCTCACACAGACCCAACTGGCATCGCAACTCGGCACCAGTCAGAGCGCAATCCACAGGATCGAGGCCGGCAATCAGAATCTCAGTCTTGACATGGTGACCCGCATCGCAGAGGCCCTCGAGCAGCCGATCATCTCCCTCGGCGCAGCCGGCCCGACACATCTCCGGGTCCAGGGCGGCAACACACTCAGCGGCAGCATCGAGGTCCGCTCCTCCAAGAACGCCGCGGTCGCGGTGCTCTGCGCAAGCCTGCTCAACCGGGGTCGCACGGTCCTCAAGGGCATCGCCCGGATCGAGGAGGTCAACCGGATCGTCGAGGTACTCACCTCGATCGGTGTGGAAGCCACCTGGTCGGCCGACCGGAGCGATCTCACCCTGGTCCGTCCGGACAAACTTGATCTTGACGCGATGGATGTCGACGCTGCTCGACGGACCCGCAGCATCATCATGTTCTTCGGTCCGCTGCTGCATGCCTACGACAAGTTCATGCTGCCCTACGCCGGCGGATGTGATCTTGGTGCGCGCACCATCGAGCCGCACCTGCAGGTGTTGCGACACTTCGGTCTCGAGGTCACCGCGACCGTCGGCTACTACCACAGCGTGGTCGATCCGACCGTCGAGCCGACCCGGCCGATCACCCTGACCGAGCGCGGCGACACCGCGACCGAGAACGCGTTGCTGGCCGCCGCGATGAACCCGGGTGTGACCGTGCTGCGCAACGCCAGCCCGAACTACATGGTGCAGGATCTGTGCTTCTTCCTGACCAAGCTCGGCGTCCAGATCGACGGGATCGGCACCACAACGTTGACGATCCGTGGTGTGGAGGAGATCAGCACCGACGTCGAGTACGCCCCGTCGGAGGACCCGATCGAGGCGATGAGCCTGCTCACCGCCGGCATCGTCACCAACTCCGAGTTGACGATCACCCGGGCGCCGATCGAGTTCCTGGAGATCGAGCTGTCCATCCTCGGCGAGATGGGGTTGGACTTCACCCTGTCGGAGGAGTACGAGTCGCGTAACGGTCACACGCGATTGGTCGACATCACCGTCCGGCCGAGTGCGTTGAAAGCACCGATCGACAAGATCCACCCGATGCCGTTCCCGGGTCTGAACATCGACAATCTGCCGTTCTTCGCCGTGATCGCCGCCGCCGCTGAGGGCACCACCACCCTGCACGACTGGGTGTATGAGAACCGCGCCATCCATCTCCTGGAGATGAACAAGATCGGCGCCAACATGCAGCTGCTCGACCCGCACCGGTTGCGGATCGTCGGCCCGACCCGCTGGCGGGGCTATGAGATCGTCTGCCCGCAGGCCCTGCGGCCGAGTGTCTGCATCCTGCTCGGCATGCTCGCCGCTCGCGGCGAGTCGGTGCTCCGCGACGTCTACATGATCAACCGCGGCTATGAGGACCTGCCCAACCGGCTGAACGCGATCGGAGCCAACATCGAGGTCTTCCGCGACTGA
- the lpdA gene encoding dihydrolipoyl dehydrogenase, whose product MTEHFDVVVLGAGPGGYVAAIRAAQLGKSVAIVEKKYWGGVCLNVGCIPSKALLRNAELAHVFTKEASTFGISGDVTFDFGAAFKRSRSVSDRMSKGVHFLMKKNKVKEYEGWATFTSATAMTVDGADGQTELTFDNCIIATGATTRLLPGTQLSERVVTYEEQIMTDQLPGSIVIAGAGAIGVEFGYVLANYGVDVTIVEFLDRMVPTEDKDISAELAKAYKKLGVTVLTGTKVETIDDSGDKVKVTVSPAAGGDQQVLEADKVLQAIGFAARTEGYGLEATGVALTDRGAIQIDDYCRTSVPTIFAIGDVTAKIMLAHNAEAMGIVAAETIAGAETMPVDYSMVPRATYCQPQIGSFGLSEDQAKEAGYDVKVAKFPFTANGKAHGLGEATGFVKLIADAKYGELLGAAMIGPDVTELLPELTLAQKWDLTAEEIARNVHAHPTLSETLKEVAHGIADGKMINL is encoded by the coding sequence ATGACCGAACACTTCGACGTCGTCGTTCTCGGGGCCGGCCCCGGTGGGTACGTTGCCGCGATCCGAGCGGCTCAGTTGGGCAAATCCGTGGCGATCGTGGAGAAGAAATACTGGGGTGGTGTCTGCCTCAATGTCGGCTGCATCCCGTCCAAGGCTCTGCTCCGCAACGCAGAACTGGCCCATGTCTTCACCAAGGAGGCGTCGACGTTCGGCATTTCCGGTGACGTGACGTTCGATTTCGGTGCGGCCTTCAAGCGCTCCCGCTCGGTCAGCGACCGGATGAGCAAGGGCGTGCACTTCCTGATGAAGAAGAACAAGGTCAAGGAGTATGAGGGCTGGGCGACCTTCACCAGCGCGACGGCGATGACCGTCGACGGCGCCGACGGTCAGACCGAGCTCACCTTCGACAACTGCATCATCGCCACCGGCGCCACCACCCGGCTGCTGCCGGGGACCCAGCTCAGCGAACGGGTGGTCACCTACGAAGAGCAGATCATGACCGACCAGTTGCCCGGGTCGATCGTGATCGCCGGTGCCGGGGCGATCGGCGTCGAATTCGGCTACGTGCTGGCCAACTACGGCGTGGACGTGACGATCGTGGAGTTCCTGGACCGGATGGTGCCGACCGAGGACAAGGACATCTCCGCCGAGCTGGCCAAGGCCTACAAGAAGCTCGGGGTGACGGTGCTGACCGGCACCAAGGTCGAGACCATCGACGACTCCGGCGACAAGGTGAAGGTCACCGTCAGCCCTGCCGCCGGTGGTGATCAACAGGTGTTGGAGGCCGACAAGGTGCTGCAGGCGATCGGCTTCGCCGCCCGCACCGAGGGCTACGGTCTGGAGGCGACCGGTGTCGCGCTGACCGATCGCGGCGCGATCCAGATCGACGACTACTGCCGGACCTCGGTGCCCACCATCTTCGCCATCGGTGACGTCACCGCCAAGATCATGTTGGCCCACAACGCCGAGGCGATGGGCATCGTCGCCGCCGAGACGATCGCCGGCGCGGAGACGATGCCGGTCGACTACTCGATGGTGCCGCGGGCGACCTATTGTCAGCCGCAGATCGGCTCCTTCGGGCTCAGCGAGGACCAGGCCAAGGAAGCCGGATACGACGTCAAGGTCGCCAAGTTCCCGTTCACTGCCAACGGCAAGGCCCACGGGCTCGGCGAAGCGACCGGTTTCGTCAAGCTGATCGCCGACGCCAAGTACGGCGAGTTGCTCGGCGCAGCGATGATCGGCCCCGATGTCACCGAACTGCTGCCCGAGCTGACCCTGGCTCAGAAGTGGGATCTGACCGCCGAGGAGATCGCCCGCAACGTACACGCCCATCCGACCCTGTCGGAGACGTTGAAGGAAGTTGCGCACGGCATCGCCGACGGCAAGATGATCAACCTCTGA
- a CDS encoding DEAD/DEAH box helicase family protein: MPGPQTTETTASWSDVSFPLPLRSHQTRALAAIESSWSAGSQRSWVVLPPGAGKTLVGLEAARRRAQPVVIFSPNTAIQGQWIAEWQRFEPPDLTIGDDRALATPLSSLTYQSLATFDPEFDPDDDVGDASDDGDDPDSLLARLNTGGAALVEAMRATGPLTIILDECHHLLEVWGRLIAELLEELPQATVIALTATPPDSLTPTESELVDALFGPPLYATSIPALVRDGYLAPFAEFAWLVRPSAQESEWLIGEAERFAVLQTDLTETGIASTDFLEWIDRRFVSRTIDTGDDPVDHPGADRLDVDRLELDWYRLEQDEPELAAAALRFCTAGLLAVPPGATLREEHRRPPSADDWVALIKDYVETCLRPSSDERDQELLERIGAALPGIGYQLTRRGIRRGRSPVDRVIARSAAKTDASVEILAAESAELGDRLRAVALCDHERATATVPAGLRGVLRAEAGSARLLLDTLINDDRTGGLSPLMITGRTVAGATDTIAALSSFAHDQDPGLRLETVPVDDHDFVELRGWTSRQWVPIATRFFETGRSRVLIGTRALLGEGWDAQRVNVLVDLTTATTPTAVVQTRGRALRLDPHWPDKVAHTWSVVCVSDDHPGGAGDWDRFVRKHRGYLAVTDSGEIAVGVGHVDPGFSPYAAPPTGTFAANNAAMLVRAQNRCRIRDLWQIGSPYHDQLVHAVRLTSDRRTIARPELPSAALVAPELVPGDPAPRRDRGNTIMIIGGSAAVLITMIVLLLFGQDWAPALVIPMLAGGGWWLRQRRAADLAAGRRLAAWAEPPDLIDLGRAVADGLHAAGLSDRGAEAVSAAVDSGGGYRITLADVSTRTSEIFAEAMAELVAPIGSPRYLLPRYQPVPIADDAQQLRRAGARWSSGQPLDRQRVTYHAVPAVFGVNADRAGHLRTGWNRWVSAGEPIRAATAEGTGILVSTRGSSPIDVAAALRQVWE, encoded by the coding sequence ATGCCGGGCCCGCAGACGACAGAGACGACGGCCTCCTGGTCCGATGTCTCCTTCCCGCTGCCGTTGCGTAGTCATCAGACCCGCGCCCTGGCTGCCATCGAGTCATCCTGGTCCGCGGGCTCGCAACGCTCCTGGGTGGTGCTCCCGCCGGGAGCGGGCAAGACGCTGGTCGGACTGGAGGCTGCCCGCCGCCGCGCGCAACCGGTCGTCATCTTCTCCCCCAACACCGCGATCCAGGGTCAGTGGATCGCGGAGTGGCAGCGCTTCGAGCCACCGGACCTGACGATCGGCGACGACCGCGCGTTGGCGACGCCGCTGAGCTCGCTGACCTACCAATCGTTGGCGACCTTCGATCCCGAGTTCGATCCCGACGACGACGTCGGCGACGCCTCCGACGACGGAGACGATCCGGACAGTCTGCTCGCACGGCTGAACACCGGCGGCGCGGCGCTCGTCGAGGCAATGCGTGCCACCGGGCCGTTGACGATCATCCTGGACGAGTGCCACCACCTGCTGGAGGTGTGGGGGCGGCTGATCGCCGAGCTGCTCGAGGAACTGCCGCAGGCCACGGTGATCGCGCTCACCGCAACGCCACCGGACTCGCTGACGCCGACCGAGTCGGAACTCGTCGATGCACTGTTCGGACCGCCGCTCTACGCCACCTCCATCCCGGCCCTGGTCCGCGACGGCTACCTTGCTCCGTTCGCCGAATTCGCCTGGTTGGTCCGTCCGTCGGCGCAGGAGTCGGAGTGGCTGATCGGCGAGGCCGAACGGTTCGCCGTACTGCAGACCGACCTGACCGAAACCGGCATCGCCAGTACCGACTTCCTGGAGTGGATCGATCGCCGTTTCGTCAGCCGCACCATCGACACCGGTGACGATCCGGTCGACCATCCCGGTGCCGACCGGCTCGACGTCGACCGGCTCGAACTCGACTGGTATCGACTCGAACAGGACGAACCCGAGCTGGCCGCCGCGGCTCTGCGGTTCTGCACCGCCGGACTGCTCGCGGTCCCGCCCGGAGCCACCCTGCGCGAGGAGCATCGGCGGCCGCCGAGCGCCGACGACTGGGTCGCGCTGATCAAGGACTACGTCGAGACCTGCCTGCGTCCGTCCAGCGATGAACGCGATCAGGAACTACTGGAACGGATCGGCGCCGCACTCCCCGGAATCGGCTACCAATTGACGCGCCGCGGCATCCGACGGGGACGTTCTCCGGTCGATCGGGTGATCGCCCGCAGCGCGGCGAAGACCGATGCCAGCGTGGAGATCCTGGCTGCCGAGTCCGCCGAGCTCGGTGACCGACTGCGTGCGGTGGCATTGTGTGATCATGAACGAGCCACTGCGACCGTGCCGGCCGGTTTGCGCGGTGTCCTGCGGGCCGAGGCAGGGTCGGCACGGCTGCTGCTGGACACGTTGATCAACGACGACCGGACCGGTGGCCTGTCGCCCTTGATGATCACCGGCCGCACCGTCGCCGGGGCGACGGACACGATCGCAGCCCTGTCCTCGTTCGCCCATGATCAGGATCCCGGCCTCCGGCTGGAGACCGTCCCGGTCGATGATCATGACTTCGTCGAGCTCCGCGGCTGGACGTCACGGCAGTGGGTTCCGATCGCCACCCGCTTCTTCGAGACCGGGCGGAGTCGAGTGCTGATCGGCACCCGTGCCTTGCTCGGTGAGGGGTGGGACGCGCAGCGGGTCAACGTGCTGGTCGACCTCACCACGGCGACAACGCCGACCGCGGTCGTGCAGACCCGCGGCCGCGCACTGCGACTGGATCCGCATTGGCCCGACAAGGTCGCGCACACCTGGAGCGTGGTGTGTGTCAGTGATGATCATCCGGGTGGCGCCGGGGACTGGGATCGCTTCGTTCGCAAGCATCGCGGCTATCTCGCCGTCACCGACTCCGGTGAGATCGCCGTCGGTGTCGGTCACGTCGACCCGGGGTTCTCGCCGTACGCGGCTCCGCCGACCGGCACCTTCGCGGCCAACAACGCCGCCATGCTGGTCCGGGCGCAGAACCGGTGTCGGATCCGGGACCTGTGGCAGATCGGCAGTCCGTACCATGATCAACTCGTGCACGCGGTTCGGCTGACCTCCGATCGACGGACGATTGCCCGACCGGAGCTCCCCTCAGCTGCACTGGTCGCCCCCGAGCTCGTTCCCGGAGATCCCGCGCCGCGAAGGGACCGCGGCAACACGATCATGATCATCGGCGGTTCGGCTGCCGTGCTGATCACGATGATCGTCCTGCTGCTGTTCGGCCAGGATTGGGCGCCGGCGCTGGTGATCCCCATGCTGGCCGGTGGGGGCTGGTGGCTGCGGCAGCGCCGGGCCGCCGACCTGGCTGCCGGACGGCGACTCGCCGCCTGGGCCGAGCCGCCGGACCTGATCGATCTCGGTCGCGCCGTCGCCGACGGGCTGCACGCGGCCGGCCTGAGTGATCGCGGCGCCGAGGCGGTCTCCGCGGCCGTGGACTCCGGCGGCGGTTATCGGATCACCCTTGCCGACGTCTCGACCAGGACCTCGGAGATCTTCGCCGAGGCGATGGCCGAACTGGTCGCCCCGATCGGCTCGCCGCGCTATCTCCTGCCCCGTTATCAACCCGTTCCGATTGCCGACGACGCCCAACAGCTCCGTCGTGCGGGCGCCCGCTGGTCATCGGGACAGCCGCTGGATCGGCAGCGGGTCACCTACCACGCGGTGCCTGCCGTCTTCGGTGTGAACGCCGACCGGGCCGGGCATCTGAGGACGGGCTGGAACCGCTGGGTGAGCGCCGGCGAACCGATCCGGGCAGCCACAGCGGAAGGCACCGGCATCCTGGTCAGTACCCGCGGCAGCTCACCGATCGACGTCGCCGCCGCGCTGCGTCAGGTCTGGGAATGA
- a CDS encoding CBS domain-containing protein, with amino-acid sequence MRISDILHDKGADVVTATPDQTVGQLVAILKQHNLGAVVVSAGGRDIAGIVSERDVVRRLADGPAVLDQRIDAIMTPVTRLRSCGPTDSVDSLMELMTENRIRHVPVLDDDGRLTGIVSIGDVVKSRLGELKFQRDELEHYVSG; translated from the coding sequence ATGCGAATCTCCGACATCCTCCACGACAAGGGCGCCGACGTCGTCACCGCGACACCGGATCAGACAGTCGGGCAGTTGGTGGCCATCCTCAAGCAGCACAATCTCGGCGCGGTCGTCGTCTCCGCGGGTGGCCGCGACATCGCCGGCATCGTCTCCGAACGGGACGTGGTCCGTCGACTGGCCGACGGGCCCGCCGTCCTGGACCAGCGGATCGACGCCATCATGACGCCGGTCACCAGACTGCGCAGTTGCGGCCCGACCGACTCGGTCGACTCGTTGATGGAGCTGATGACCGAGAACCGGATCCGCCACGTGCCGGTCCTGGATGACGACGGCCGGTTGACCGGCATCGTCAGCATCGGTGACGTGGTCAAGAGCCGGCTCGGAGAGCTCAAGTTCCAGCGCGACGAGCTGGAACACTACGTGAGCGGCTGA